The genomic region TATTTGCTAGAAAACTGTGCGAAATTTTATTTCCCTGAAATGCAACAGTTGAATAAAATATGAATTTTTGAAACCGTTGCATTGGTGCGCCTCAGGCGCACACGTCAATACGCAAGTTTTCGAAAGAAAACTTGACGGTTAAGATGAGCGGCAGCATTGTAGACGCTCATCTTATACCTATGAAATTTCGCACAGAAGGAAGGCAACCGCTAAAAATATTTTTGATACGGTTGCCCTGTTGATATTCCGTACCATTACGAGTAAAATAGCACGAAATGTGTATCACCTATAAATGATACCATATTTTATCTATATAAAGAGGTCGAATGATTCACACGATTTTAGAGAAGAAACAATTCTCAAAAGATGTTTTCTATCTGCGCGTTGCGGCACCGGAAATTGCCCGTCAGAGAAAGGCAGGACAATTTGTTATTATTCAGCTTGATATCGATTACGGCGAGCGCATTCCGCTTACCATCGCCGATGCCGATCCTTCCGAAGGGTGGATAGCCCTTGTCGTTCAGGCAGTTGGGGCAACCACGATTAAGCTCTGCCGAAAAGAAGTAGGCGATTCGATTGCGGCAATTCTCAGTCCGCTCGGTAATCCCACGCATATTGCAAAGGTCGGAAAAGTTGTCTGTGTCGGCGGCGGTATTGGTACGGCGCCTTTACACCCGATTGCCCAAGCTTATAAACGTGCCGGTAATGAAGTTATCATTATCATCGGCGGTCGTACAAAAGAACTCGTGATTTTCGAGGAAGAAATGCGCAAGATAGCGGATGAGCTCATTATCGTAACGGATGATGGAAGCTACGGCCGAAAAGCGCTGGTTACCGAACCGTTAAAGGAAATCTGCGAAAGCGCAGCGCCGCCTCAAGAGGTTATCGCAATCGGTCCACCGATTATGATGAAGTTCTGCGCAGCAACAACTCGTCCGTTCGGAATACACACGGTGGTCTCGTTAAATACGATTATGATTGATGGCACTGGAATGTGCGGAGGATGTCGCGTTACGGTTGACGGAAAGACAAAGTTTGTCTGTGTAGATGGACCTGAATTTGACGGACACAAAGTCGATTTTGACAATATGATGATGCGGATGAAGGCCTTTAAGGAACGGGAAGATCACGATCGTCATGCATGCAGAATTGGACTGTCAAACGGCGCCAATTAATCCGAACAAGGATGAACCGGCATTTTCGGAGACTTGCCGGATAGAGGA from Treponema vincentii harbors:
- a CDS encoding sulfide/dihydroorotate dehydrogenase-like FAD/NAD-binding protein produces the protein MHTILEKKQFSKDVFYLRVAAPEIARQRKAGQFVIIQLDIDYGERIPLTIADADPSEGWIALVVQAVGATTIKLCRKEVGDSIAAILSPLGNPTHIAKVGKVVCVGGGIGTAPLHPIAQAYKRAGNEVIIIIGGRTKELVIFEEEMRKIADELIIVTDDGSYGRKALVTEPLKEICESAAPPQEVIAIGPPIMMKFCAATTRPFGIHTVVSLNTIMIDGTGMCGGCRVTVDGKTKFVCVDGPEFDGHKVDFDNMMMRMKAFKEREDHDRHACRIGLSNGAN